Proteins co-encoded in one SAR324 cluster bacterium genomic window:
- a CDS encoding GNAT family N-acetyltransferase, which translates to MGEGSGKSLDLDAYDASYLHLFLWSKTEGRLAGGYRLGLVDRIGRTAGVNGLYTHALFELSSKFVAELNPVIEMGRSFIHPNFERQAAHLSLLWRGIGKFSSSTPTRISLGPLASARATQGHQRTCYFVFSKQTILITACLRKFAQELHTDIHSPSPQETVYGIPPMISKKSAI; encoded by the coding sequence GTGGGAGAAGGTTCGGGGAAGTCTTTGGATTTAGATGCCTATGACGCAAGTTATCTGCACCTGTTTCTCTGGAGTAAGACAGAGGGTAGACTGGCTGGTGGGTATCGGCTCGGTTTGGTCGATAGAATTGGTAGGACTGCCGGAGTGAATGGACTCTACACTCATGCACTGTTTGAACTGAGTTCAAAATTTGTCGCAGAACTGAATCCTGTAATCGAAATGGGACGCTCCTTCATTCACCCTAACTTTGAACGACAGGCAGCACACCTGTCGTTGCTTTGGCGAGGGATTGGAAAATTCTCGTCCAGCACCCCCACCAGAATCTCTTTGGGCCCGTTAGCATCAGCCAGAGCTACTCAAGGACATCAAAGAACCTGTTACTTCGTTTTCTCAAAGCAAACCATTTTGATCACCGCCTGTCTCAGGAAGTTCGCCCAAGAACTCCATACCGACATCCACAGTCCATCCCCACAAGAAACAGTTTACGGAATACCCCCAATGATCTCGAAGAAATCAGCAATCTAA
- the rlmD gene encoding 23S rRNA (uracil(1939)-C(5))-methyltransferase RlmD, which produces MALFQCQVEKLVFGGAGLGHLKGQVVFIPGALPGEVIEIELQKQRGDFSEAQLVRIFEEAPERIAPQETHFHCCSPWQILTPEAEAHWKRQIVHDTLQRQTVLCQNDLQVSEMGPRLGYRNRLEFHFTQVKGRLCLALHEPASQNPISVETCQLGLPTLQRASQEVILLLDDAQLRPKEMGRLVLRGNRAGQVVALLQLNAAAKQRLTAHQRHWPKLDFQLIAYSESFPKEALSQSELFESVANTRIYFGGLGFFQINPFCLELLMPVVGEWIKGEEVLDLYGGVGTLSLPHAEQTQSCVIVEENPDTIHFAQRNTKEIPYFQVTPSKVQQALKQIGAQQTVLLNPPRAGIANQVRQQLLKVKPRRLVYLSCNISTCARDLKDLQDCYELKWQQAFNFFPATPHIELLTILERKK; this is translated from the coding sequence GTGGCTCTTTTCCAATGCCAAGTTGAAAAACTTGTCTTCGGTGGAGCAGGGCTGGGGCACTTAAAGGGACAGGTTGTTTTCATCCCAGGGGCTTTACCTGGAGAGGTCATAGAGATTGAATTACAGAAACAGCGTGGAGATTTTTCAGAAGCCCAGCTCGTTCGAATTTTTGAGGAAGCCCCAGAGCGGATCGCACCACAAGAAACCCATTTTCACTGCTGCAGCCCCTGGCAAATCCTCACTCCTGAGGCAGAAGCCCACTGGAAACGTCAGATTGTCCACGATACCCTCCAACGTCAAACTGTGCTCTGTCAAAACGATTTACAGGTGAGTGAGATGGGGCCTCGGTTGGGTTACCGCAATCGGTTAGAGTTCCATTTTACCCAAGTGAAGGGCCGACTGTGCTTGGCACTTCATGAGCCCGCGAGTCAAAATCCAATTTCTGTAGAAACTTGCCAACTCGGGCTACCCACCCTGCAACGGGCATCTCAGGAAGTGATCCTCCTGCTTGACGACGCTCAACTCCGACCAAAGGAGATGGGCCGCTTGGTTTTACGAGGGAATCGAGCAGGACAAGTTGTTGCTTTACTCCAGCTGAATGCAGCTGCAAAACAACGTTTAACCGCTCACCAGCGCCACTGGCCGAAACTGGATTTCCAACTCATTGCTTATTCTGAGAGTTTCCCAAAAGAGGCACTCTCTCAAAGTGAATTGTTCGAATCTGTTGCGAATACCAGAATCTATTTTGGTGGGCTGGGTTTCTTTCAAATCAATCCATTCTGCCTGGAATTACTTATGCCCGTAGTCGGTGAATGGATCAAGGGAGAAGAGGTCCTAGATCTATATGGTGGAGTGGGAACCCTCAGTTTGCCCCATGCCGAACAGACACAAAGCTGTGTGATTGTTGAAGAAAACCCTGACACAATCCATTTCGCTCAGAGGAACACCAAAGAAATTCCTTACTTTCAGGTCACTCCCTCAAAAGTACAACAAGCCTTGAAGCAAATTGGTGCGCAGCAAACTGTTCTGCTGAATCCCCCGCGGGCTGGAATTGCCAATCAGGTTCGTCAACAATTGCTAAAGGTGAAACCTCGAAGGTTGGTTTATCTTTCCTGCAACATCAGCACCTGTGCGAGGGATCTCAAAGACCTTCAGGACTGCTATGAGCTAAAGTGGCAACAGGCATTCAATTTTTTCCCAGCCACACCACACATCGAATTGTTGACAATTCTAGAAAGGAAGAAATGA
- the proB gene encoding glutamate 5-kinase, which yields MSTSSQQTIVLKVGTYVLQQPNGKLDYNLIQELAKTIAELRQRGHEVLLVSSGAIGAGRERCTVLPNPPQAATPSKGRKELGIQQMLAAVGQVRLMQIYSEFFQEHQILVAQVLVTRADFAKRQSYLNIRNTVQQLLHFGILPIINENDVVSTEELPFFGDNDQLAVSFAALAGASHLFFLTSAPGLLVREKQADGSFEDVVLAEVKQVNQELLQHCQRPGTNVGRGGMESKVHAAGKSISFGINAYITAGKEPNTVLKILDGAQVGTHFIAHGSKLRGYRQWLAAGALSQGELHVDAGAEQALRVHKKSLLLSGVCEVQGNFSAKDPVNILNLQHELIGVGLAAQSAQALRVLLQQSEANGHTRAVIHRDDLFLADGHL from the coding sequence ATGTCGACGTCCTCCCAACAAACCATTGTCCTCAAAGTGGGGACTTATGTTCTTCAGCAACCCAATGGAAAATTGGATTATAACCTGATCCAAGAACTCGCGAAAACAATTGCTGAATTACGCCAGAGAGGCCATGAAGTCTTACTCGTCAGTTCAGGCGCAATTGGAGCTGGCCGGGAACGCTGCACAGTCCTCCCAAACCCTCCGCAAGCAGCGACACCAAGTAAGGGGCGTAAAGAATTGGGTATTCAACAAATGTTGGCGGCCGTTGGTCAAGTTCGCCTGATGCAAATCTACTCAGAATTTTTTCAAGAACACCAAATCCTCGTAGCTCAGGTGCTTGTCACTCGGGCTGACTTTGCCAAACGACAATCGTATCTGAATATCCGCAATACCGTCCAACAACTGCTACACTTTGGAATCTTACCGATCATCAATGAAAACGATGTAGTCTCCACAGAAGAGTTGCCTTTCTTTGGTGACAACGACCAACTCGCTGTTTCTTTTGCTGCATTGGCAGGTGCCAGTCATCTATTTTTCCTGACTAGTGCGCCAGGGTTGCTGGTTCGTGAGAAACAAGCAGATGGTTCTTTCGAAGACGTGGTGCTTGCCGAAGTCAAACAAGTGAATCAGGAGTTGCTTCAGCATTGCCAGCGCCCAGGAACCAACGTGGGTCGTGGAGGGATGGAGAGCAAAGTGCACGCGGCAGGAAAATCGATCTCCTTTGGAATTAATGCCTACATCACTGCAGGGAAAGAGCCCAATACTGTTCTCAAAATCTTGGATGGTGCGCAGGTGGGCACTCATTTCATAGCTCATGGATCAAAGCTCCGAGGCTACCGCCAGTGGCTCGCAGCAGGAGCACTGAGTCAAGGTGAACTGCATGTGGATGCAGGTGCTGAACAAGCTTTACGAGTTCATAAAAAGAGTCTCTTGCTCTCAGGTGTTTGTGAGGTCCAAGGGAATTTTAGTGCCAAGGATCCAGTCAATATCTTAAATCTCCAACACGAACTCATTGGGGTTGGACTCGCAGCTCAATCCGCTCAGGCTTTGCGGGTCCTGCTCCAGCAAAGTGAAGCCAACGGACATACACGAGCGGTAATTCACCGGGATGATTTGTTTCTGGCGGACGGACATCTCTAG